Proteins from a single region of Nevskiales bacterium:
- a CDS encoding coniferyl aldehyde dehydrogenase: MASDLRSLLDAQRAAFRAEGAPDLRERRRRLDALLEGILDHEADFVRCVSADFGNRAAQETRLLEIFPTVDEIRHARGHLKGWMKPRRVPANWQFATGRARVLYQPLGVVGVIGAWNYPILLVLSPLVNALAAGNRALLKPSELAPQTAELIAKLITERFRPEEVAVVNGGADVSAAFAALPFDHLIFTGSTRVGRLVMRAASENLTPVTLELGGKSPAIVHADYPLERAAERILTGKFWNAGQTCVAPDYALVPEDKLDAFLAAAARILPQRYPRLVDNPDYTHIVNGRFYERLTGMIEAARAAGARVLQSNPANEDCNAGNRVIPPTVIAHAREDLAILQEEIFGPILPVVGYRGLDDALRYVNDRPRPLALYYFDHDGARIERVLRETTTGGVTINDCIFHLPQHNLPFGGVGPSGMGAYHGFDGFAAFSKKKGVFIQGFGGQFLFPRFFSPPYGRISDRLIRWLIGSR; the protein is encoded by the coding sequence ATGGCCAGCGATCTGCGGTCCCTGCTCGACGCCCAACGCGCCGCCTTCCGCGCCGAAGGCGCGCCGGACCTGCGGGAGCGCCGGCGCCGCCTCGATGCCCTGCTGGAGGGCATCCTCGACCACGAGGCCGATTTCGTGCGCTGCGTGTCGGCGGACTTCGGCAACCGCGCGGCGCAGGAGACGCGGCTGCTGGAAATCTTCCCCACCGTGGACGAGATCCGCCACGCCCGCGGGCACCTCAAGGGCTGGATGAAGCCGCGCCGCGTGCCCGCCAACTGGCAGTTCGCCACCGGCCGTGCGCGCGTGCTGTACCAGCCGCTGGGCGTGGTCGGCGTCATCGGCGCCTGGAACTACCCGATCCTGCTGGTGCTCTCGCCGCTGGTGAATGCGCTCGCCGCCGGTAACCGCGCGCTGCTCAAGCCCTCCGAGCTGGCGCCGCAGACGGCCGAGCTGATCGCGAAACTCATCACCGAGCGCTTCCGGCCGGAGGAGGTCGCGGTGGTGAACGGCGGTGCGGACGTGTCAGCCGCGTTCGCCGCGCTGCCCTTCGATCACCTGATCTTCACCGGCTCCACCCGCGTGGGCAGGCTGGTGATGCGCGCCGCCAGCGAGAACCTCACGCCGGTGACGCTGGAGCTGGGCGGCAAGTCGCCGGCCATCGTGCACGCCGACTACCCGCTGGAGCGGGCCGCCGAGCGCATCCTCACCGGCAAGTTCTGGAACGCCGGCCAGACCTGCGTGGCGCCGGATTACGCGCTGGTGCCGGAGGACAAGCTCGATGCCTTCCTGGCGGCGGCTGCGCGCATCCTGCCGCAGCGCTACCCGCGGCTGGTGGACAACCCCGACTACACGCACATCGTCAACGGCCGGTTCTACGAGCGGCTGACGGGGATGATCGAGGCGGCGCGCGCGGCCGGCGCGCGCGTGCTGCAGAGCAATCCCGCGAACGAGGACTGCAACGCCGGCAACCGCGTGATCCCGCCGACCGTGATCGCCCACGCGCGCGAGGACCTGGCGATCCTGCAGGAGGAGATCTTCGGGCCGATCCTGCCGGTGGTGGGCTACCGCGGGCTCGACGACGCCCTGCGCTACGTCAATGACCGGCCACGGCCGCTGGCGCTGTATTACTTCGACCACGACGGCGCGCGCATCGAGCGCGTGCTGCGCGAGACCACCACGGGCGGCGTCACGATCAACGACTGTATCTTCCACCTGCCGCAGCACAACCTGCCGTTCGGTGGCGTCGGCCCGAGCGGCATGGGCGCCTACCACGGCTTCGACGGCTTCGCCGCCTTCTCCAAGAAAAAGGGCGTGTTCATTCAGGGCTTCGGCGGGCAGTTCCTGTTCCCGCGGTTTTTCTCGCCGCCCTACGGGCGCATCAGCGACCGACTGATCCGCTGGCTCATCGGCAGCCGCTAG
- a CDS encoding choline dehydrogenase: MSQDFDYVIVGAGSSGCVLANRLSEDPACRVCLLEAGPEDRNPFIHMPFGVLSIIRSTVLNWGFWTEPQPRLNGRRLYWPRGRMLGGSSSLNAQVYIRGHHGDYDDWEKLGNKGWGWKDVLPLFKAVEDNERGASEFHGIGGPLRVSDSRSRNEICAALVEAAVECGYPRNDDFNGAAQDGFGFYQVTQKDGRRWSSADAFLKPVRHRANLTVITEARATRILFEGKRAVGMVYRRRGQELQVRAGREVILAGGAVNSPQLLLLSGIGPREELERHGIPVRHELPGVGRNLLDHLDIALVSRSPSRKSYGLTWTLLLRLFKGLYDYFVRKTGMLTSNVAESGGFLRTRPELERPDVQLHFLPGMVKEHGQSLVFGHGYTCHVCCLRPKSAGRIGLKSADPLADPLIDPNYLASEEDLDTLAAGFEAVRRIVAAKAFEPYRGTPLIPPELPDTREGIRAMIRQYAETVYHPVGSCKMGVDEMAVVDPQLRVHGLEGLRVADASIMPTLIGGNTNAPSIMIGEKAARMILAAAAETAPAAARAA, encoded by the coding sequence ATGAGCCAGGACTTCGATTACGTCATCGTCGGTGCCGGGTCCTCCGGCTGCGTGCTGGCCAACCGCCTGTCGGAAGATCCGGCCTGCCGCGTGTGCCTGCTCGAGGCGGGGCCGGAGGATCGCAATCCCTTCATCCACATGCCCTTCGGTGTGCTGTCCATCATCCGCAGCACGGTGCTGAACTGGGGCTTCTGGACCGAGCCGCAGCCCCGGCTCAACGGCCGCCGGCTGTACTGGCCGCGCGGGCGCATGCTCGGCGGCAGCAGCAGCCTCAACGCACAGGTCTACATCCGCGGCCACCACGGCGATTACGACGACTGGGAAAAGCTCGGCAACAAGGGCTGGGGCTGGAAGGACGTGCTGCCGCTGTTCAAGGCAGTCGAGGACAACGAACGCGGCGCCTCGGAGTTCCACGGCATCGGCGGGCCGCTGCGCGTGTCCGACTCGCGCTCGCGCAACGAGATCTGCGCCGCGCTGGTGGAGGCGGCGGTGGAATGCGGCTACCCGCGCAACGACGACTTCAACGGCGCCGCGCAGGATGGCTTCGGCTTCTACCAGGTCACGCAGAAGGACGGCCGCCGCTGGAGCAGCGCGGATGCCTTCCTCAAGCCGGTGCGCCACCGCGCCAACCTCACGGTGATTACCGAAGCCCGCGCCACGCGCATCCTGTTCGAGGGCAAGCGCGCGGTGGGTATGGTCTATCGCCGGCGCGGGCAGGAGCTGCAAGTGCGTGCCGGGCGCGAGGTGATCCTGGCCGGTGGCGCGGTCAACTCGCCGCAGCTGCTGCTGCTCTCGGGCATCGGCCCGCGCGAGGAGCTGGAGCGCCACGGCATCCCGGTGCGCCATGAATTGCCGGGCGTCGGCCGCAACCTGCTCGACCATCTCGACATCGCGCTGGTCAGCCGCAGCCCCAGCCGCAAGAGCTACGGACTGACCTGGACGCTGCTGCTGCGCCTGTTCAAGGGGCTGTACGACTACTTCGTGCGCAAGACCGGCATGCTGACCAGCAACGTGGCCGAGAGCGGCGGCTTCCTGCGCACGCGCCCCGAGCTGGAGCGGCCGGACGTGCAGCTGCATTTCCTGCCGGGCATGGTCAAAGAGCATGGCCAGAGCCTGGTGTTCGGCCACGGCTACACCTGCCATGTGTGCTGCCTGCGGCCCAAGAGCGCGGGCCGTATCGGCCTGAAGAGCGCCGACCCGCTGGCCGATCCGCTGATCGATCCCAATTACCTCGCCAGCGAGGAAGACCTCGACACCCTGGCCGCCGGCTTCGAGGCGGTGCGGCGCATCGTCGCCGCCAAGGCCTTCGAGCCTTACCGCGGCACGCCGCTGATCCCGCCCGAGCTGCCGGACACGCGCGAGGGCATCCGCGCCATGATCCGCCAGTACGCGGAAACGGTTTACCACCCGGTCGGCAGCTGCAAGATGGGCGTGGACGAGATGGCGGTGGTGGATCCGCAGCTGCGCGTGCACGGTCTGGAAGGACTGCGCGTCGCCGACGCCTCGATCATGCCCACGCTCATCGGCGGCAACACCAACGCGCCCTCGATCATGATCGGCGAAAAGGCCGCGCGCATGATCCTGGCCGCCGCCGCGGAAACCGCACCGGCTGCCGCGCGCGCGGCCTGA
- a CDS encoding N-6 DNA methylase codes for MNHSEIVSFLWGVADLIRDTFKRGKYQDVILPLTVLRRLDCVLAATKEKVLLTQARFKGKLENLDPQLRAASGFAFYNTSRYDFDKLLADAPHLAANLRNYIAGFSPNMREVLERFDFDNTISKLDEAGLLFQVLERFRKVDLHPDRIDNPTMGTIFEELIRKFNEALNENPGEHFTPRDVVHLMVDLMLAGDEDRIRRRGVVCTVYDPCCGSGGMLMIAKEHITIGLRKNGSLLRPAINPHAEIHLFGQEVNPETWAVSRSDLFMKDPTGRDADRIGYGSVLSNDRHAGLSFDYLIANPPYGKDWKRDEDAVRAEHERGAAGRFAPGLPRISDGQLLFLLHMLAHAKAPREGGSRIAIIMNGSPLFTGDAGSGESEIRRYILEHDLLEALIALPEQLFYNTGIATYVWVLTNRKAPERKGRVQLIDASAFWVPMRKSLGDKRREIPPERAQDIVKLLRDFQDGDTRRITKDGKEEEVVVSRIFPTTHFGFRKITVERPLKLNFQASPERIARLEEEKGFKALAQSKKKGAAGAKEQAEGRALQEAIRALLRGLPATLFKERAAFERTLDAAAKKAGVKLPAPARKAILAALAERDETAAICRDAEGNPEPDPELRDTESVPLPPGDDPADAEGVPASVRAFFEREVKPHVPDAWIDTAKRDPKDGRVGLVGYEINFNRYFYRYTPPRRLEEIEADIRAIEADIVRMLAEVTGGNAGP; via the coding sequence ATGAACCACAGCGAGATCGTCAGCTTCCTCTGGGGCGTTGCGGACCTGATCCGCGACACCTTCAAGCGCGGCAAGTACCAGGACGTCATCCTGCCACTCACGGTGCTGCGCCGCCTTGACTGCGTGCTGGCGGCGACGAAGGAAAAGGTGCTGCTGACCCAGGCCCGCTTCAAAGGCAAGCTCGAGAACCTCGATCCACAACTTCGCGCAGCTTCCGGCTTCGCCTTCTACAACACCTCTCGCTATGACTTCGACAAGCTGCTCGCCGACGCGCCGCACCTGGCGGCCAACCTGCGCAACTACATTGCCGGCTTCAGCCCCAACATGCGCGAGGTGCTGGAGCGGTTCGACTTCGACAATACGATCAGCAAGCTGGATGAAGCGGGTCTGCTGTTCCAGGTGCTGGAGCGCTTCAGGAAAGTGGACCTGCACCCGGACAGGATCGACAACCCGACCATGGGCACGATCTTCGAGGAGCTGATCCGCAAGTTCAACGAGGCGCTGAACGAAAACCCCGGCGAGCACTTCACACCGCGCGACGTGGTGCATCTCATGGTGGACCTGATGCTGGCCGGCGACGAGGACCGCATCCGGCGCAGGGGCGTCGTGTGCACGGTGTACGACCCCTGCTGCGGCTCCGGCGGCATGCTGATGATCGCTAAGGAGCACATCACCATCGGGCTGCGCAAGAACGGCAGCCTGCTTCGCCCCGCGATCAATCCGCACGCGGAGATCCACCTCTTCGGCCAGGAAGTGAACCCCGAGACCTGGGCCGTCTCGCGGTCCGACCTGTTCATGAAGGACCCGACAGGACGGGATGCGGACCGCATCGGCTACGGCAGCGTGCTCTCCAATGACCGCCACGCGGGCCTGTCCTTCGACTACCTGATCGCCAATCCGCCCTACGGCAAGGACTGGAAGCGCGACGAGGACGCCGTGCGCGCCGAGCACGAGCGCGGCGCCGCCGGCCGCTTCGCGCCCGGACTGCCGCGCATCAGCGACGGGCAGTTGCTGTTTCTGCTGCACATGCTCGCGCACGCAAAAGCGCCGAGGGAAGGCGGTTCACGCATCGCCATCATCATGAACGGCTCGCCGCTCTTCACCGGCGACGCCGGCAGCGGCGAAAGCGAAATCCGCCGTTACATCCTGGAACACGATCTGCTCGAAGCCCTGATCGCCCTGCCCGAGCAGCTCTTCTACAACACCGGCATCGCGACCTACGTCTGGGTGCTGACCAACCGCAAGGCGCCCGAGCGCAAGGGCAGGGTACAACTGATTGACGCCAGCGCGTTCTGGGTGCCGATGCGCAAGAGTCTTGGCGACAAGCGCCGCGAGATCCCGCCCGAGCGCGCCCAGGACATCGTCAAGCTCCTCCGCGACTTCCAGGACGGCGACACCCGCCGGATCACCAAGGACGGAAAGGAAGAAGAAGTGGTCGTGAGCCGCATCTTCCCGACCACCCACTTCGGCTTCCGCAAGATCACCGTGGAGCGGCCGCTCAAGCTCAACTTCCAGGCCTCGCCCGAGCGGATCGCGCGGCTCGAGGAGGAGAAGGGCTTCAAGGCACTGGCGCAGTCGAAGAAGAAGGGCGCCGCGGGAGCGAAGGAACAGGCAGAAGGACGCGCGCTGCAGGAAGCGATCCGCGCCCTGCTGCGCGGGCTGCCCGCCACGCTGTTCAAGGAGCGCGCCGCGTTCGAGCGCACGCTCGACGCCGCCGCGAAGAAGGCCGGCGTGAAACTCCCCGCGCCGGCCCGCAAGGCGATCCTCGCCGCGCTCGCCGAGCGCGACGAGACGGCGGCGATCTGCCGCGACGCCGAAGGCAACCCCGAGCCCGACCCGGAGCTTCGCGACACCGAAAGCGTGCCGCTTCCGCCCGGCGACGATCCCGCGGATGCCGAAGGCGTACCCGCGAGCGTGCGCGCCTTCTTCGAGCGCGAGGTCAAGCCCCACGTCCCGGACGCCTGGATCGACACAGCAAAACGCGATCCCAAAGACGGCCGGGTCGGCCTCGTCGGTTACGAGATCAACTTCAACCGCTACTTCTACCGGTACACCCCGCCGCGCCGGCTCGAGGAGATCGAGGCCGATATCCGCGCCATCGAGGCCGACATCGTTCGGATGCTGGCGGAGGTCACGGGCGGGAATGCGGGACCGTAG
- a CDS encoding type IV toxin-antitoxin system AbiEi family antitoxin domain-containing protein: MSTSLGRLRTAGLSGFFRPAQLDAAGLTRDQLPALLRSGAVERVGRGLYRIAEAEPTEHYSLAMACARVPNSIVCLLSALRVHGIGTQAPAEVWLAIPHKARAPRLRELGLRIVRFSGPAWSFGVQTTDFEGVPARITSPARTVADCFRFERLVGPETAMQALQDALRQRKVTVAELARVAEVLPSRRLRAALDVRLI; encoded by the coding sequence GTGAGCACCTCTCTCGGCCGGCTCCGGACGGCCGGCCTCTCGGGGTTCTTCCGCCCCGCGCAGCTCGACGCCGCCGGTCTGACCCGCGACCAGCTTCCGGCACTCCTGCGCTCGGGTGCCGTCGAGCGCGTCGGTCGCGGCCTCTACCGGATCGCGGAGGCCGAGCCCACCGAGCACTACTCCCTCGCCATGGCCTGCGCGCGCGTGCCGAACAGCATCGTCTGCCTGCTCTCGGCGCTGCGTGTCCACGGCATCGGCACCCAGGCGCCGGCGGAGGTCTGGCTCGCCATCCCGCACAAGGCCCGCGCACCGCGCCTGCGGGAACTGGGGCTGCGCATCGTCCGCTTCAGCGGCCCGGCCTGGAGCTTCGGCGTGCAGACCACCGATTTCGAGGGCGTGCCGGCGCGGATCACGTCACCTGCCCGCACGGTCGCCGACTGCTTCCGTTTCGAGCGCCTCGTCGGGCCCGAGACCGCGATGCAAGCGCTGCAGGATGCGCTCCGGCAGCGCAAGGTGACGGTGGCCGAGCTCGCGCGTGTGGCGGAGGTGCTGCCCTCGCGGCGCCTGCGCGCGGCGCTGGACGTGAGGTTGATATGA
- a CDS encoding nucleotidyl transferase AbiEii/AbiGii toxin family protein, whose amino-acid sequence MSPDVAASVRARLLHQAQASGEEFERTLVRFAAERFLYRLGASAARDRCLLKGASLLSVWLADPYRATRDVDVLASGAADDGAIRDLIAQICDVSCPEDGLRFDLNDLTIETIRPEEEYSGKRARFRAWLGKARIAVQVDIGVGDAVAVAPEEVTYPVMLATLPPPRLRAYPREQTIAEKFEAMVKLDTLNSRMKDFHDVWALAGAFAFDGETLQRAVAACFERRATPWTDAAPRVLTTAFYQVPALDMRWRNYVAAGAVLVPPPAQFDRIGERIIAFLGPVRDAIVAAQFLSGHWPPGGPWSHQQRRESQ is encoded by the coding sequence ATGAGCCCCGACGTCGCAGCGTCCGTTCGGGCCCGGCTGCTGCATCAGGCCCAAGCGAGCGGCGAGGAATTCGAGCGGACGCTCGTGCGCTTCGCTGCCGAGCGGTTTCTCTACCGCCTGGGCGCCTCGGCCGCCCGGGACCGCTGTCTGCTGAAAGGCGCAAGCCTGCTCTCGGTCTGGCTCGCCGACCCCTACCGCGCCACCCGGGACGTGGATGTCCTCGCCTCGGGCGCCGCGGATGACGGGGCCATTCGAGACCTCATCGCACAGATCTGCGACGTCTCCTGCCCCGAGGACGGTCTGCGCTTCGATCTCAACGATCTCACGATCGAGACGATCCGGCCGGAGGAGGAGTACTCCGGCAAGCGCGCCCGCTTTCGCGCGTGGCTCGGCAAGGCCCGCATTGCGGTGCAGGTGGATATCGGCGTCGGCGACGCCGTCGCCGTCGCGCCCGAGGAAGTCACCTATCCGGTGATGCTTGCCACGCTGCCGCCGCCACGGCTGCGCGCTTATCCGCGCGAGCAGACGATCGCCGAGAAGTTCGAGGCGATGGTCAAGCTCGACACCCTGAACAGCCGGATGAAGGACTTTCACGACGTCTGGGCGCTGGCCGGCGCGTTCGCGTTCGACGGCGAGACGCTGCAACGCGCGGTCGCCGCCTGCTTCGAGCGCCGCGCAACGCCCTGGACCGACGCAGCGCCGCGTGTGCTCACGACGGCCTTCTATCAGGTGCCGGCGCTGGACATGCGCTGGCGGAACTATGTGGCGGCCGGCGCGGTGCTGGTGCCGCCGCCCGCGCAGTTCGACCGGATCGGCGAACGGATCATCGCGTTTCTCGGCCCGGTGCGCGATGCCATCGTGGCAGCGCAGTTTCTGTCTGGCCATTGGCCCCCAGGCGGCCCGTGGTCTCATCAACAGCGGAGGGAGTCGCAATGA
- a CDS encoding DUF262 domain-containing protein translates to MSTMLRPSREIDGKGRTVRELLAGRKYSIDYYQREYKWQQKQLAELIDDLVAKFLESHEPGNERSAVADYGHYFLGSIIVSDKDGQKFIIDGQQRLTTLTLLLIFLHHRLDDAEQKGQIADLIFSQKYGKRSFNLDIPERAACMDALYKGEEFAEPDPPESIANILARYAELEDLFPDDLGGPALPYFVDWLVENVHLVEITAYSDEDAYTIFETMNDRGLSLTPADMLKGYLLANITDAEKRTRASRVWKERLQALAELGKDEDADGIKSWLRSQYAESIRERKRGAAPQDFDLIGTEFHRWVRDHEKALGLTASAEFARFIERDFAFYAQWYERLRRAAETLTPGLECVHFNAQHNFTLQYPVLLAPLRVTDDEATALRKVRVVAAYLDILIHRRIWNFRAIDYSTMQYAMFLVMRDVRGKSAPELAAMLKDRLDPDTAPDFAANGAFRLHGMNGRQIHRLLARITDYVETRSGQASRYAEYAQRGRKGYEIEHVWADHPERHRDEFGHPSEFQEYRNRIGGLLLLPKSFNASYGDLPYAEKRKHYAGQNLLAKSLHESAYDHNPGFKRFIVESGVPFRAHAEFRKVDLDARQALYQQLAERIWSPERLVQEAVS, encoded by the coding sequence ATGAGTACGATGCTCCGCCCCTCGCGCGAAATCGACGGCAAAGGCCGCACCGTCCGTGAATTGCTCGCTGGCCGCAAGTACTCGATCGACTACTACCAGCGCGAGTACAAGTGGCAGCAGAAGCAGCTCGCGGAGCTGATCGACGACCTCGTGGCGAAGTTCCTCGAGAGCCACGAGCCCGGAAACGAGCGTAGCGCCGTGGCCGATTACGGCCACTACTTCCTCGGCTCGATCATCGTCAGCGACAAGGACGGGCAGAAGTTCATCATCGACGGCCAGCAGCGCCTCACCACGCTGACGCTGCTCCTGATCTTTCTGCACCACCGCCTCGACGACGCCGAGCAGAAGGGACAGATCGCGGACCTGATCTTCTCGCAGAAGTACGGCAAGCGCTCGTTCAACCTCGACATCCCCGAGCGCGCCGCCTGCATGGACGCGCTCTACAAAGGCGAGGAGTTCGCCGAGCCTGACCCGCCCGAGTCCATCGCCAACATCCTGGCTCGCTATGCGGAACTGGAGGACCTCTTCCCTGACGACCTCGGCGGCCCGGCGCTGCCTTACTTCGTTGACTGGCTGGTTGAGAACGTGCACCTGGTCGAGATCACTGCCTACTCGGACGAGGATGCCTACACGATCTTCGAGACGATGAACGATCGCGGGCTATCGCTCACGCCCGCGGACATGCTGAAGGGCTATCTGCTCGCGAACATCACCGACGCAGAAAAGCGCACGCGGGCGAGCCGGGTCTGGAAGGAGCGCTTGCAGGCCCTTGCCGAACTCGGCAAGGACGAGGACGCCGACGGCATCAAGTCGTGGCTGCGCAGCCAGTACGCCGAGAGCATCCGCGAGCGCAAGCGCGGCGCCGCGCCGCAGGACTTCGACCTGATCGGCACCGAGTTCCACCGCTGGGTGCGCGACCACGAGAAGGCACTCGGCCTCACCGCGAGCGCCGAGTTCGCACGCTTCATCGAGCGGGACTTCGCCTTCTACGCCCAGTGGTACGAGCGCCTGCGACGGGCGGCCGAGACGCTGACGCCCGGGCTCGAGTGTGTGCACTTCAACGCCCAGCACAACTTCACGCTGCAGTACCCGGTGCTGCTCGCGCCGCTGCGCGTCACGGACGACGAAGCAACAGCGCTGCGCAAGGTGCGCGTGGTGGCGGCCTACCTCGACATCCTGATCCACCGCCGCATCTGGAACTTTCGCGCGATCGACTACTCGACCATGCAGTACGCGATGTTCCTCGTGATGCGCGACGTGCGCGGCAAAAGCGCGCCCGAGCTCGCCGCAATGCTGAAGGACCGGCTCGACCCCGACACCGCACCCGATTTTGCCGCGAACGGCGCGTTTCGCCTGCACGGCATGAACGGCCGGCAGATCCACCGCCTGCTCGCGCGCATAACCGACTACGTCGAGACCCGTTCCGGCCAGGCCTCGCGCTACGCCGAGTACGCCCAGCGCGGGCGCAAGGGCTACGAGATCGAGCACGTCTGGGCCGACCATCCGGAGCGGCACCGGGACGAGTTCGGCCACCCGAGCGAGTTCCAGGAGTACCGCAACCGCATCGGCGGCCTGCTGCTCCTGCCCAAGAGCTTCAATGCGAGCTACGGCGATTTGCCCTACGCCGAGAAGCGCAAGCACTACGCGGGGCAGAACCTGCTCGCGAAGAGCCTCCACGAGAGCGCCTACGACCACAACCCCGGCTTCAAGCGGTTCATCGTGGAGAGCGGGGTGCCCTTCCGTGCGCACGCCGAGTTCCGCAAGGTCGACCTCGATGCGCGCCAGGCGCTCTACCAGCAGCTCGCGGAGCGGATCTGGAGTCCGGAGCGGCTGGTGCAGGAGGCGGTGTCGTGA
- a CDS encoding restriction endonuclease subunit S, which yields MSGAKPTSRAAGAGRYKPYPTYRDSGVEWLGEIPAHWEVKRLKYVAPARISKLEVKPDDAVYVGLEHVESWTGRLLLENQPETVDSVVGSFKAGDVLFGKLRPYLAKVARADFDGVCTSEILPLRPLAGCSQSYLMYELLNAPYIHWLDSLTYGTKMPRVSPQQVAVSSVGLPPKPEQHAIAAFLDRETARIDALMVKKERLIELLQEQRTALITRAVTKGLDPTVPMKDSGVEWLGEIPAHWEVKKWRYCCRVTEGQVAPDDDRYRERILIAPNHIESGTGRILYTETADEQGAISGKYLVAPGDIIYSKIRPALNKVCIADGHWLCSADMYPVAITEKRLEAQFLLYFMLSEPFVRLMVDESMRVAMPKINRDKLSACPLVIPPAAEQCAIAAFLDRETAKLDALIAKVRDAIDRLKELRTALISAAVTGKIDVREAAA from the coding sequence GTGAGCGGGGCGAAGCCGACCTCGCGGGCCGCGGGCGCGGGGCGGTACAAGCCGTACCCGACCTACAGGGACTCCGGCGTCGAGTGGCTGGGGGAGATTCCGGCGCATTGGGAGGTGAAGCGACTAAAGTACGTCGCGCCGGCTCGCATCAGCAAGTTGGAGGTCAAGCCGGACGACGCCGTCTACGTAGGCCTCGAGCACGTTGAGTCATGGACCGGCCGGCTTCTGCTGGAGAATCAGCCTGAGACCGTGGACAGCGTAGTCGGGTCCTTCAAGGCCGGGGACGTGCTGTTTGGGAAGCTGCGTCCGTACCTTGCCAAGGTGGCGCGCGCAGACTTCGACGGTGTTTGTACAAGCGAGATCCTCCCGCTTCGGCCACTTGCCGGGTGTTCGCAGAGTTACCTGATGTACGAGTTGCTCAATGCCCCGTACATCCATTGGCTCGATTCGCTCACGTACGGCACGAAGATGCCTCGCGTCAGCCCACAGCAAGTCGCCGTCAGTTCCGTGGGGCTCCCCCCCAAACCCGAGCAACACGCCATCGCCGCGTTCCTCGACCGCGAGACGGCGCGGATCGATGCGCTGATGGTGAAGAAGGAGCGGCTGATCGAGCTGCTCCAGGAGCAGCGCACCGCCCTCATCACCCGCGCCGTCACCAAGGGTCTCGACCCGACCGTCCCCATGAAGGACTCCGGCGTCGAGTGGCTGGGGGAGATTCCGGCGCATTGGGAAGTGAAGAAATGGCGTTATTGCTGCCGTGTGACCGAAGGGCAGGTCGCGCCCGACGATGACCGATACCGCGAGAGGATCTTGATTGCGCCGAATCACATCGAGTCAGGAACTGGCCGGATCCTCTACACAGAGACGGCGGATGAGCAGGGCGCGATAAGTGGGAAATACTTGGTCGCTCCTGGCGACATCATTTACTCGAAGATTAGGCCCGCGCTGAACAAGGTTTGCATCGCTGACGGCCACTGGCTCTGCAGTGCAGACATGTATCCAGTCGCGATCACCGAGAAACGCCTGGAAGCGCAGTTCCTGCTCTACTTCATGCTGTCTGAGCCATTCGTCCGTCTGATGGTGGACGAGTCAATGCGTGTAGCAATGCCGAAGATCAATCGCGACAAGCTTTCGGCCTGTCCGCTGGTCATTCCCCCTGCTGCCGAGCAGTGCGCCATCGCCGCCTTCCTCGACCGGGAGACGGCGAAGCTCGACGCCCTCATCGCCAAGGTCCGCGACGCCATTGACCGCCTCAAGGAACTCCGCACCGCGCTCATCTCCGCCGCGGTGACGGGCAAGATTGACGTGCGGGAGGCGGCGGCATGA